From one Trachemys scripta elegans isolate TJP31775 chromosome 14, CAS_Tse_1.0, whole genome shotgun sequence genomic stretch:
- the LOC117887596 gene encoding olfactory receptor 14A16-like yields MSNQTNITEFLLLGFSDVLELQILHFVVFLVIYLAALMGNLLIIMVVTLDHHLHSPMYFFLMNLSILDLGTISVTVPKSMANSLMNTRSISYSGCVAQVFFLVFFAVSDFALLTVMAYDRYVAICKPLHYETIMNRRACVQMAASAWISVVVYSSLHTRNTFAISFCGGNKVDQFFCEIPQLLKLACSDTYLGEVEVLILGACLALSCFVFIIVSYTQIFQTVLRIPTEQGRHKALSTCLPHLIVVSLFVSTGIFAYLKPTSSSPSGLDLMVAVLYSVLPPVMNPIIYSMRNKEIKASLRKLTGWRLFSKNKMSIFLL; encoded by the coding sequence atgtccaaccaaaCCAACATAACtgagttccttctcctgggattctctgacGTTCtggagctgcagattttgcactttgTGGTGTTTCTAGTGATTTACCTGGCAGCCCTGATGGGGAATCTTCTCATCATCATGGTTGTAACCCTAGACCACCACCTTCATagccccatgtacttcttcctgatgaATTTGTCTATCCTAGATCTCGGTACCATCTCAGTTACCGTACCCAAATCCATGGCTAATTCCCTCATGAACACCAGGTCCATTTCCTATTCTGGATGTGTCGCCCAAGTCTTTTTCCTCGTCTTCTTTGCTGTATCTGACTTCGCCTTACTCACCGTCATGGCCTATGATCGATATGTTGCCATCTGCAAACCCCTGCACTATGAGACTATAATGAACAGAagagcttgtgtccaaatggcagccaGTGCCTGGATCAGTGTAGTTGTCTATTCTTCATTGCACACCAGGAACACATTTGCAATCTCCTTCTGTGGCGGCAACAAggtggatcagttcttctgtgaaattcCCCAGCTACTCAAGCTCGCCTGCTCTGACACGTACCTTGGTGAAGTTGAGGTACTCATCTTGGGTGCATGCTTAGCCttaagctgttttgtttttataattgtgtCATACACTCAGATCTTCCAGACAGTGCTGAGAATCCCCACTGAGCAGGGTCGGCATAAAGCCCTATCCACCTGCCTCCCTCACCTCATTGTGGTCTCCTTGTTTGTTTCCACTGGCATCTTTGCATACCTGAAACCCACCTCCAGCTCTCCATCAGGCCTGGATCTCATGGTGGCTGTTCTTTATTCCGTGCTGCCACCAGTGATGAATCCGATCATCTACAGCATGAGGAACAAGGAAATCAAAGCTTCCCTGAGGAAACTCACTGGGTGGAGGTTATTCAGCAAGAATAAAATGTCTATATTTCTCTTATGA